The Phycisphaerae bacterium genomic interval GAAGTGCTGGCCCGGGAGGACATTGACGCGGTGCTCATCGCCACGCCGCCGCATTGGCACGCGATCATGGCCGTCGCCGCTGCCGAGGCGGGCAAGGATTTCTACTGCGAGAAGCCGATGACCTTGAGCGTGGGCGAGAGTCTGGCCGTGGTGAAAGCCGCGAAGAAGAACGGTTGTGTCACCCAAGTTGGGACCCAGATCCACGCCACGCCGAACTACCGCAAGATCGTGAATATCGTGCGATCCGGCGTGCTGGGCAAGATCTGCGTTGCCCGCACGTTTCACGTTTTCAACCAGGGTCCCGAGGGCATCGGCAACGTAGCCGACACTGATCCGCCGCCCGGATTGGACTGGGACATGTGGCTGGGGCCGGGTCCCAAGCGGGGCTTCAACGCCCTCCTGGCCAAGGACTCCGCTCATCATCCCTCGTTCATGGCCTACAGCGGTGGCTGGACGCCGGGCATGGCTCCACACCTGGTGGACCTGCCCTTCTGGGCATTGGAGCTCGGTCATCCTCGGTGTGCTACGAGCTCGGGCGGGCGGTACCTGGTTCGCGATTGCGGCGACGCCTATGACTTCCAGGAGGTTCTCTGGCAGTTTCCGGGTTTCACCATGACCTGGACGACCTCGCTGATCAACAGCTTCGCGTTCGACCTCCAGGGTGGTCCCGGTCTGCACCGCCGGCGCGGCATCTACTTCCAGGGCGTGAACGGCACGATCATCGCCGACTACGAGTATCTCAAGATTGTGGAGGAATCGGGCCGGATGAAAGGGGTCAAGATTGACGAGGTGCCCAAGGTCGTCGGCGACTCGCCGGGCCACCACCGGGAGTGGCTGGACTGCATCCGCAGCCGCCAGCAGCCGAGCTGCAACGTCGGGTATCACTACAAGATTGACGTGGCCATCAACCTGGCCATGATGTCGCTCAAGCTGGGGCGGTCGGTTCAGTTCGACCCGGCCACAGAGACGATTCCGAACGACCGGGAGGCGGCCAAGCTGCTCTTCCCGCCGTATCGCGATCCGTGGCGAATGCCCGCCGAATACATGTAAGCGTGCATTCTCGAGTCTGGGCCGCACCGGTTCTGGACGCCCTCGCGGCTTGTACCGGCCGACGACGGTCGAGCGGCCACGAGTTCGAGCAGGGCGACGACCCAGGAGGCGCTGCGCCGGTGGGTCCGCGTGGCGGTTACAGAGTCAGCGGGAGGAATGGTCTATGCGACGCGTGTGTACCTGCCTGATGGCATTTGCGCTCGGTGAAACCGGGGGCTACGCGGCGGCAACCGACCTGGATGCCGGCGTGACCTCGGTGGACATTACCCCGCCGCAAGGCTGGCGTCTCTGCGGCTACTTTCATGAGCGTATCAACACCGCCACGCACGATTCGCTTCACGCCAAGGCGGCGGTCCTGCGTCAGGGCGAGACCCGGATGGCGATGGTCTTCTGCGACCTCATCGGCGTGCCGGCGGAGGTATCGTCCAAGGCCCGCATGCTGGCCAGCACGCGGACGGGCATTCCGGTTCCCCATATCGTGGTAGCCGGCACCCACAGTCACACCGGGCCGCTTTACTTTGGAGCAAGCCGCGACGACTACCATGGGCGGGCCATCGCCAGACACGGGCGGGACGTCTGCGAACCGATCGACTACGCCGCGCAGCTCGTCGAGAAGATCGCCACCGCGATCGAACGCGCCGACGCGGCGGTGCGGCCCGTGGTCCTTGAGGCCGGTCTCGCCCGGCAGGACCCTCTGCTGTCGTTCAACCGCCGTTTTCACATGAAGGACGGGACGGTCCGGTTCAATCCCGGGCAGAAGAATCCCGATATCGTGGGGCCCGCTGGTCCGATCGACCCAGACGTGGGCGTGGTGGTGCTGCGTGACAGGGGCACCAGAGCACCGCTGGCCACCCTGACCGTGCTCACCCTCCACCTGGACACAACCGGCGGCACGGAGTACTCGGCTGACTACCCCTACTACCTGGAGAAGCAGCTGAAAGGGGCGTTCGGACCGGAGTTGGCCTCGTTGTTCGGGGTTGGCTGCTGCGGCGACATCAACCACATCGACGTGAGTACGGCTGATCGCAGGAATGCGGAGGCGATCGGCACGGTCCTGGCCAAGATGGTCCAAGCCGAGATTCCACGGCTTCGACCGCTCGGCCAGGCACAGCTGGCAGCGAGGTCAGCGACGGTCGACGTACCGCTACAGCGGACCACGCCGGAGCAGGTGGCCAAGGCCAAGAGAGTGCTGGCCGAGGCCGAGGCCGGTCAGACCGCGTTCATGGAACTGGTCGAGGCCACCAAGATCCTGGACCTCCAGACGCACAAAGGTCCCACCTTGCCCCTCGAGGTGCAGGTCTTCCGCATTGGAGCGGAACTGGCGGTTGTCACCTTGCCCGGTGAAGTGTTCGTTGAACTGGGCTTGGCCATCAAGCGCGCCTCACCCTTCAAGACCACGTTGGTCATTGAGCTGGCCAACGAGTACCCTGCCTACATTCCGACGAGGAAGGCCTTGGCCGAGGGCAGCTACGAGACCGTCAATAGTCGCATCCTGCCCGGTGGAGGCGAGATGCTGGTCGATGCAGCGGTCAAACTGTTGAAGGAGTTGGCCCCGTCGGCCCCGGAGAAGCGCTGAGGATGGGCCGGAGCCGGCGATCACCCGTTGTCGGACAAGGGGGGCATGGGATGGCCTCTCTTTTTCGGCAAGAAGGATGGGGGCTCAGCCCCCGACGGGCGTAGTTCGATTGGCCGCTCCGGTCCCCTCCCTGGCCGCCTGGGCCTTGCTGAGCCGGGCCAGCAGCGTCGAATCCGGCTCGTAGCGGCCGATGTAGTGGGCGAGCGGCTGCGCGGATGACTCGTAGTAGGCCAGTTGATAGGTGTGCCAGCCGGCGAGCAGATCGCGCATTGCAGACAGCAGATCAGGGCGTTCGTCGACGAGGTTGCGCGTTTCGCCCGGATCGGCCTTGAGGTCGAACAGGTACTCCCGCACGTCGGTGAGGTCGTAGGTGTACTTGATCTTGTTGACGCACGCCACTTCCTGCCAGCGCGTGTACTGGGTCATGGAGAAGACCGGCCGTTCGCGGTCGGAGTAAGCCGGGTCCAGGATGTTGACCCCCTGCCAGCTCGGGTGGGGGGCGAAGCCGACCAGGGCGGCCACGGTCGGAGCGATGTCGATTCCGGAGACGGTGTGCGGCACTCGAGCGGGGATGGTGGCCGGCAGGCGTGGTCGGATATCCGACCCGGCGTACACGATGAGCGGGATGTGGATCATCTCCTCCCAGGTGTGCGTCCCATGGCGTGCCAGGCCGTGCTGCATGAAAGCCTCGCCATGGTCGCCGGTAATCATGATGATCGAGCGATCGAGTTGGCCCGCCTTTGCCAGGGCATCGCGGATCCGGCCGACCCAGTAGTCGGCGTAGCGCATTGCGTTGTCGTACTGGTTGCGAAGCTGGGGCACGATCTCGGCGGGAATGTGAAGGATGCCGTCGCCGTTCGAGTAAAGCGGCGGGACCGGCTGATAATGGCTGAACCAGGGTTCCGGCACCTCATAGTTGAAGTGGGGAGACTGCAGATAGAAGCCGGCGTAGAATGGACGGGGGTTGCTGCGCGCCGCCAGCCATTCCTCGAACCGCCCCACCGCAATCTTGTCGTCCATCCTCATGCAGTCGGCCTGGGCCAGGCCGCACGTATCGTGTGAGAAGTACAGATCGAAGTCCGAAGGCGGACTGAAGTGGTTGATGCGGTCGAAGCTCTCATTACCACTACTGAACATATTAAGCTGGTATCCGGCCAGCTTCAGGGCCCGAGGCAGGCCCATGAACGGGAACTCGTTGCCGAAGTAGTCGAAGCGCCGGCCGCGGAGCATGTACAGTGACGTTGTGATCGAGGTCAGGCCGCAGCTGCTGAACGAGGCCCCGGCCACGCAGTGCTCGAACAGAACGCCCCCCGCCGCCAGGGCGTCAATGTTCGGAGTGATGTCCTCCCTGGGATAGCCATAACAGTGGAGAGCCTTGGCCGAGGTCGATTCCATGAGGATGTAGATGATGTTCGGCGCAGGGTGACGCGGCTTGCCCATCAACGCCTGGTACTGCTGCTCGGTGATGACCGGCGAACCGAAGCGGGTCGGAGCCGGCCGATCGAGATCGATACCCACCAGGGCCCGAGCCAATCCGATGACTCGCAGGGGCGGCGAAGACCGGGCCAGCTCAACCAGCGCGAGGCTCGGCCTGGCGTGGAACTGCCAAGCCAGCACCACGGCGATCACCAGCACCGCCGCCGCCAGTAGCCCGATCAGACGCCCCGGCGACGAGTGGGATGGTGGCGGATCCGTCTGTCCGCGCAACTCCATCGCCCGGTGCGATCGAAGAGCGCGGCGATGGACGACGGCAACGACCAGCACCGTCAGGACGGCAGCGAGCACGAGGTAGCGGGCGGCCATGCGCCAGGCATTCTGGACGACCGCGGCGGTGTCGTGCCACAGCATGGCCAGAGCCCCGATCCCCAGAACCTCGGAAGTCTGCCAGTACAGCAGTTCGTTGAGCAAAAGCCAGAGGAAGGCCGGGGCGATCAGCGCCGTCTCGATGCCGGCGGCCACCGAGGCTCGCCTTTTCGTGGGCACCTGAGCACTGATCAGCGAGACCAGAACCGCCATGCCGCCGCCCGCGATGGCCCCGACGGTAGCAAACAAGGCAACTGCCCAGGCCAGGGCGGCCAGTCGCGTCCCTAGGGCAAGATCGCCGGCCATACGGAAGCAGGCCGTCCACGCCCCATAGAGGGCGAGGAGCATGGCGCCGTAGGCGATGCGTCGTGCGATGTACTGTTCTCCGGTCATGGGCGATTGTCCACCACGACTCACTGCCTTCAAGGTGGGCTTTTCCACCAGGCTTCTATTCTATGCGCGGCCCGCCCTGGGGCAAAACCTGAGCGTTTGTCCCGCCTGAAGCGATGGCGGGCCGTCGGGATTGCGGTTATCTTGG includes:
- a CDS encoding sulfatase — translated: MTGEQYIARRIAYGAMLLALYGAWTACFRMAGDLALGTRLAALAWAVALFATVGAIAGGGMAVLVSLISAQVPTKRRASVAAGIETALIAPAFLWLLLNELLYWQTSEVLGIGALAMLWHDTAAVVQNAWRMAARYLVLAAVLTVLVVAVVHRRALRSHRAMELRGQTDPPPSHSSPGRLIGLLAAAVLVIAVVLAWQFHARPSLALVELARSSPPLRVIGLARALVGIDLDRPAPTRFGSPVITEQQYQALMGKPRHPAPNIIYILMESTSAKALHCYGYPREDITPNIDALAAGGVLFEHCVAGASFSSCGLTSITTSLYMLRGRRFDYFGNEFPFMGLPRALKLAGYQLNMFSSGNESFDRINHFSPPSDFDLYFSHDTCGLAQADCMRMDDKIAVGRFEEWLAARSNPRPFYAGFYLQSPHFNYEVPEPWFSHYQPVPPLYSNGDGILHIPAEIVPQLRNQYDNAMRYADYWVGRIRDALAKAGQLDRSIIMITGDHGEAFMQHGLARHGTHTWEEMIHIPLIVYAGSDIRPRLPATIPARVPHTVSGIDIAPTVAALVGFAPHPSWQGVNILDPAYSDRERPVFSMTQYTRWQEVACVNKIKYTYDLTDVREYLFDLKADPGETRNLVDERPDLLSAMRDLLAGWHTYQLAYYESSAQPLAHYIGRYEPDSTLLARLSKAQAAREGTGAANRTTPVGG
- a CDS encoding Gfo/Idh/MocA family oxidoreductase; this encodes MSSERITRRKFMIQGRNAGLAYAGAAGLGALGQGQDTGQPLAARRERRKISPNDKIRIGLIGANGQGNWNLDQLLQQPDVEVVAVCEVWKDRRDATLAKCGGNAKGYNDFREVLAREDIDAVLIATPPHWHAIMAVAAAEAGKDFYCEKPMTLSVGESLAVVKAAKKNGCVTQVGTQIHATPNYRKIVNIVRSGVLGKICVARTFHVFNQGPEGIGNVADTDPPPGLDWDMWLGPGPKRGFNALLAKDSAHHPSFMAYSGGWTPGMAPHLVDLPFWALELGHPRCATSSGGRYLVRDCGDAYDFQEVLWQFPGFTMTWTTSLINSFAFDLQGGPGLHRRRGIYFQGVNGTIIADYEYLKIVEESGRMKGVKIDEVPKVVGDSPGHHREWLDCIRSRQQPSCNVGYHYKIDVAINLAMMSLKLGRSVQFDPATETIPNDREAAKLLFPPYRDPWRMPAEYM